From the Molothrus ater isolate BHLD 08-10-18 breed brown headed cowbird chromosome 25, BPBGC_Mater_1.1, whole genome shotgun sequence genome, one window contains:
- the NGF gene encoding beta-nerve growth factor, translated as MPMLFYTLTVAFLIGTQAAPKSEDNAPLEFPAEHSLLSTRSDRHRIAQEAPQTSHGHTTWSPGRREALNITVDPKIFRKRRFRSPRVLFSTEPPPVAGQGRNLGFLSGVGALNRTARSRRSTHPVLHRGEFSVCDSVSMWVGDKTTATDIKGKEVTVLGEVNINNNVFKQYFFETKCRDPKPVSGGCRGIDAKHWNSYCTTTHTFVKALTMEGKQAAWRFIRIDTACVCVLSRKAARP; from the coding sequence ATGCCCATGCTGTTCTACACTCTGACTGTAGCTTTTTTGATCGgcacacaggcagctcccaAGTCAGAGGACAATGCCCCACTGGAGTTTCCTGCAGAACATTCCCTGCTCAGCACCCGGAGCGACCGACACCGCATTGCCCAGGAGGCTCCGCAGACGTCCCACGGCCACACCACGTGGAGCCCCGGCAGGAGAGAAGCTCTAAACATCACCGTGGACCCCAAAATCTTTCGGAAGCGGCGTTTCCGCTCTCCCCGGGTGCTGTTCAGCACGGAGCCCCCGCCGGTGGCCGGGCAGGGCCGGAATTTGGGATTTCTCAGCGGCGTGGGGGCTCTCAACAGgactgccaggagcaggaggagcacgCACCCCGTGCTGCACCGCGGGGAGTTCTCGGTGTGCGACAGCGTCAGCATGTGGGTCGGGGACAAAACCACGGCCACCGACATCAAGGGCAAGGAGGTGACGGTGCTGGGCGAGGTCAACATCAACAACAACGTCTTTAAGCAGTATTTTTTCGAGACCAAGTGCAGGGACCCCAAGCCGGTGTCGGGCGGGTGCCGCGGCATCGACGCCAAGCACTGGAACTCGTACTGCACCACCACCCACACCTTCGTCAAGGCCCTGACCATGGAGGGCAAGCAGGCGGCCTGGAGGTTCATCCGCATCGACACCGCCTGCGTCTGCGTGCTCAGCAGGAAGGCGGCCAGGCCCTGA